From the genome of Dehalococcoidia bacterium, one region includes:
- a CDS encoding Lrp/AsnC family transcriptional regulator, which translates to MVKELHRDIKPLDLMLLREMALDATQTTTDLAKKLGRSRSTVQHRLQELLDTKVVRIVPVHNPVAAGYKMGVLFGLKVLPDSVKAVAEEMASVPEVRNVIIFAGRYDIVMGAVFSDTDRLSDFMMNRLGAVAGVSAVDTMIGLKMVKASFSFMTPDELPKDGISIPGMDALDLMIIRELQSDPQQPQADIARKLDASETTVRRRLKRLLDERIIRIVAIADPRALGYNVRAMIGMKTMPGMLDAVADKLASYANVHYAMLTTGPYDLIAWGVFRNTDELSGFISGELGAVDGIAGYEIMLTLKVVKDLLGYPTKNL; encoded by the coding sequence ATGGTAAAAGAGCTTCACCGCGACATAAAACCGCTCGATCTCATGCTGCTGCGCGAGATGGCGCTGGATGCCACGCAGACGACGACCGATCTGGCTAAAAAGCTGGGCAGGAGCCGCTCCACCGTGCAGCACCGCCTGCAGGAGCTGCTCGATACAAAGGTGGTCAGGATAGTCCCGGTGCACAACCCGGTGGCCGCGGGCTATAAGATGGGCGTACTCTTCGGCCTCAAGGTGCTGCCGGACAGTGTCAAAGCGGTAGCTGAGGAGATGGCCTCCGTGCCCGAGGTGCGGAACGTGATAATCTTCGCCGGCCGCTACGACATCGTCATGGGTGCGGTCTTCTCCGATACCGATAGGCTCTCTGACTTCATGATGAACCGCCTCGGCGCCGTCGCGGGCGTGAGCGCCGTCGATACCATGATCGGGCTGAAGATGGTCAAGGCCTCGTTCAGCTTCATGACGCCGGACGAGCTTCCCAAGGACGGGATATCGATACCGGGCATGGACGCGCTGGACCTGATGATAATCCGCGAACTGCAGAGCGACCCGCAGCAGCCGCAGGCCGACATCGCCAGGAAGCTCGATGCCTCCGAGACCACAGTGCGCCGCAGGCTCAAGCGCCTGCTCGATGAGCGCATTATCAGGATCGTGGCCATCGCCGACCCCCGCGCCCTGGGCTACAACGTCCGCGCCATGATCGGCATGAAGACCATGCCCGGCATGCTCGACGCCGTGGCCGATAAGCTGGCTTCATACGCCAACGTGCACTACGCTATGTTGACCACCGGCCCCTACGACCTGATCGCCTGGGGCGTCTTCCGCAATACCGATGAGCTGTCCGGCTTCATCAGCGGCGAACTGGGCGCCGTCGACGGCATCGCCGGCTACGAGATCATGCTGACGCTCAAGGTGGTCAAAGACCTGCTGGGCTACCCGACGAAGAACCTGTGA
- a CDS encoding PAS domain S-box protein, with product MAAKKNDRAIENEGTFNPDSIESLRAANELFTQFMRRSPVYAYIKSVTPTESRILLASDNYQQMLDISNLDIVGKTIGELFPAEFAEKITSDDWVAFANGKVLALDKYMNGRNYVTIKFPFVHGDKNILAGYIVDVTVNEQAQKELRESEENFRLSHDESPLGLCVVTAEGEILYANRALLDMYGFDSDEDLKATSLEEKYTPECYAEHRVREERQRRGEQVPSNYEIDIIGKDGHIRNIEVFRKEVPWSGEVRFQLFHYDVTARKEADDKLRRGGEELKAREEMLRADSEALRAREEALRAESESLKGREERLREDSESLRSGEEKLRVDSEALREDMERLLCERETLQASDEKLREQRENIKKDRGALRADRENLQEEMKALREESDKLKEETESLGVREENLREETVVLRTGREKLERDTDALRAGERKLQADSESLSVRECTMRMVFDAAGAAVAVTDMTGKIVDVNKAWLEMSGYGDRTEVVGKSRLDFVGENDRDMFAEGLADGEAPGTGSPVEMTMLRRDGGRYLCEVSSSVMRDASGKAAGLIYVDRDITKRRTAEQMVLASLGEKEFLLQGINRQAGNNLNAVIALMEMQRRTAEKSMWRPAPVMTPAYVSAFENRIRTMALVHGRLAQSTNISLIDVQDYLGALVSNLRTSLEVSPDISCSVKAAGIALKPETAVAVGMVVNELVTNAFKHAFPDNKPQFGADKCEASVSLERKGEEHMLIVDDNGVGLPKSFKLSATPTLGLHLVKMLGVDQLGGKLTLNRTRGTRYVLRFKA from the coding sequence ATGGCAGCAAAGAAGAACGACAGGGCGATAGAGAACGAAGGGACGTTTAATCCCGATTCGATAGAGTCGCTGCGGGCCGCCAACGAGCTGTTCACGCAATTCATGCGCCGCTCCCCGGTCTACGCCTACATCAAGTCGGTGACGCCGACCGAGAGCCGCATACTGCTGGCCAGCGACAATTATCAGCAGATGCTGGACATATCGAACCTGGATATCGTGGGCAAGACCATAGGCGAGCTGTTCCCTGCCGAGTTCGCCGAGAAGATAACCTCCGATGACTGGGTTGCCTTTGCCAACGGCAAGGTTCTGGCGCTGGACAAGTACATGAACGGGCGCAACTATGTCACCATAAAATTTCCCTTCGTACATGGGGATAAGAACATACTGGCGGGCTACATCGTCGACGTGACCGTGAACGAGCAGGCGCAGAAGGAGCTGCGGGAGAGCGAGGAGAACTTCCGCCTCAGCCACGATGAATCTCCCCTCGGGCTCTGCGTGGTCACCGCCGAGGGCGAGATACTCTACGCCAATCGGGCCCTGCTCGACATGTACGGCTTCGATAGCGATGAAGATCTCAAGGCGACGTCGCTGGAGGAGAAATACACTCCGGAGTGCTATGCCGAGCATCGTGTCAGGGAGGAGAGGCAGAGGCGCGGCGAGCAGGTCCCGTCGAACTACGAGATAGACATAATAGGCAAGGACGGACACATTCGCAATATCGAGGTGTTCAGGAAGGAAGTGCCGTGGAGCGGCGAGGTGCGGTTCCAGCTTTTCCATTACGATGTAACCGCGCGCAAAGAGGCGGATGATAAGCTGAGGCGCGGCGGCGAAGAACTGAAGGCGCGCGAGGAGATGCTGCGCGCGGATAGCGAGGCGCTGAGGGCGCGGGAGGAGGCGCTGCGTGCGGAGTCGGAATCGCTGAAGGGGCGGGAGGAGAGGCTGAGAGAAGATAGCGAGTCGCTCAGGTCGGGTGAGGAGAAGTTGCGTGTTGATAGCGAGGCGCTACGTGAGGACATGGAAAGATTGCTCTGCGAGAGGGAAACGCTGCAGGCGAGCGACGAGAAGCTGCGGGAGCAAAGGGAGAATATCAAGAAGGACAGGGGTGCGCTGCGCGCGGACAGGGAGAATTTGCAGGAAGAAATGAAGGCGCTGCGCGAAGAGTCCGATAAGCTGAAGGAGGAGACAGAATCGCTTGGAGTTCGCGAGGAGAATTTGAGGGAGGAGACCGTGGTGCTGCGTACGGGCCGGGAGAAACTGGAGCGTGATACCGATGCGCTGCGTGCGGGCGAGAGGAAGCTGCAGGCGGATAGCGAGTCGCTTAGCGTGCGCGAGTGTACGATGCGCATGGTGTTCGATGCCGCGGGTGCGGCCGTCGCGGTGACCGATATGACGGGGAAGATCGTCGACGTGAACAAGGCCTGGCTGGAGATGTCAGGCTACGGCGACAGGACGGAGGTCGTCGGCAAGAGCAGGCTCGACTTTGTCGGAGAAAATGACCGCGACATGTTTGCTGAGGGGCTGGCGGATGGCGAAGCCCCCGGAACGGGCTCTCCCGTTGAGATGACCATGCTGCGCAGGGACGGCGGCAGATATCTTTGCGAGGTAAGCAGCAGCGTGATGCGTGATGCGTCGGGTAAGGCAGCGGGACTGATTTACGTGGATAGGGACATCACCAAGCGCAGGACGGCGGAGCAGATGGTCCTGGCGTCGCTCGGGGAAAAGGAATTTCTGTTACAGGGTATCAACCGCCAGGCCGGTAACAACCTGAATGCCGTTATCGCGCTCATGGAAATGCAGCGTAGGACGGCGGAGAAGTCGATGTGGAGGCCGGCGCCTGTGATGACGCCTGCATATGTATCCGCCTTTGAGAACAGGATCAGGACGATGGCTCTCGTCCACGGACGGCTGGCTCAATCGACGAACATATCGCTAATCGATGTGCAGGATTACCTCGGAGCGCTGGTCTCCAACCTGCGAACGTCGCTGGAGGTATCTCCTGATATATCATGCTCCGTTAAAGCCGCGGGGATCGCTTTGAAGCCAGAAACCGCTGTTGCCGTCGGGATGGTTGTAAATGAGCTGGTTACCAACGCGTTCAAACACGCATTCCCGGATAACAAGCCGCAGTTCGGCGCCGACAAGTGCGAGGCGTCAGTCTCTCTAGAGAGGAAGGGCGAGGAACACATGCTGATAGTCGATGACAATGGAGTCGGCCTGCCCAAGAGCTTCAAGCTGTCCGCGACGCCTACGCTGGGCCTTCACCTGGTCAAGATGCTGGGTGTCGATCAGCTCGGCGGGAAACTGACACTGAACCGTACACGCGGGACACGCTATGTTCTGAGGTTCAAGGCTTAG